DNA sequence from the Nicotiana tomentosiformis chromosome 3, ASM39032v3, whole genome shotgun sequence genome:
TTCACTTGTGTATGGTTCAGAAGCTTTAATCCCGGTTGAAATAGGAGAACCAAGCACGAGATTTGCATTGGCAACGGAAGAGTCGAACAATGAGGAATTAAGAACAAACTTAGACTTACTCGAACAAAGAAGAGAAGCAGTTTTAATACGGATGGAAGCACAAAAGCAAATCATAGAACGATACTACAATAGAAAGGCTCACCTTAGGTACTTTAAAATTGGGGACTTCGTTCTTAAAAAGGTTTTCCAATCAACGAAAACAACTGGAGCAGGAAAGTTaaatccaaattgggaaggaccctataaaATTCAAGGTATCGCTGGAAAAGGTGCCTACGAGTTAGAAACCATGGATGGCAAGGTTTTACCCTCGAGTTGGAATATTGTCCATTTAAAGAAATACTATTTCTGAGCAAAAGAAATATCCACGGTCAGGTATCGTTCAATTACGATTTTTGTTTTGTATAGTTAaaattatactaacaattttagatgataggcaaaaagttAGCCCACatcaaatgatgatattagacctgaAGGACACACGGAAGCAACATTATTCCCGGTCTAGGGTTGCAACCTTTCTAATGGAAATATAAAgggttaagcagtcatcatctaaattaTATATACCTCCGAGTTCCGTATGTTTTTCCTTTTCAGGAAATGGACCACATGGAAGGAATAATCAAGTGCTCGAaatttcatacttcaaagctcaaaTACTTGagggactatatatatatatatatatatatatatatatatatatatatatatatatatatatatataaaggaaggCAAAGAAGACTGGAAAAGTCAGAATTCAAGTCAAACCTATGGTCTACCCAACAAGTCGAAAGTTAAGAGCAAAGTCAAGAGCCAAAAACCCAAGCCTGATTCAAAAACCTATAAAGAATACATTCGTGGATGTAAATTTCAAAATCTTACGAGTGTTTAGGTTAAAGGCAATATTTAGTCATGGGTTGCAAGATATACCcttgaattttgtaaaatctgttGTAAAGAAAACAATTACGAAAGAGTTATAGATGATACTTGAATACATGTAAAGTATTATGCAATTTGAAAGTTCGAATGATacaaaacttcctcaaagttaTTCAAAGAAACGTGTGTGTTCCTATTTCTTCTTTCATATGTTTACACCATTATGAAGTTGAGACGTCTTCTTCATTAAGTGTCAtttataaaagggccctcttttataattcgtgCCTGTTCAAAAAGTCACagagtattgaagcatttttaaaTGCATAATAaaatagtagaacagaaactCAAAATGAAATATTATAAGAGTAGAACAGAAACTCAAAATGAAATATTATATAAACCCGGTTAAAACTAAGTATAAACTTAGTTCAAACCAAGGTATTTGATATTAAACCCCAAAATGGATCAGTGGTAAAACTTGCCAACCATTCcacaaatacaaaaaaaaaaaaaacaataaactTTCCAAACACAAGTTCACTATGGAGCAGATTCTAAAGTAGTACTATCAACAGCGAGAGAAGTCAAGATGGCATCATCATCAGCAGCAGAAGGTTCGACTTGAGCAGGAGAGATTTGAAAACTAACTTCACCAGGAGAAAGTTCATCACCCTCGGGAATGCCGACCTCAGGTGAGCAAAAGTTTTGACTCTGCTGAGTTTTTTCAATGGTTTCCTTAGTTTTTGCAATCTCAGCAGTCAAGTCAAAACCTTCCTGGTTAGCCTCCATCAAAGTCTCGAGGCGCGTGTTCAAGAAAGCCCAGCTTACATCAAGAGTTGATTTATCCTCAAGGGCCTCATAATCCCTCTCCCATTGCTCAATTTCGGCCTCCAACTCTGCCTTTTCAGTCAAAGCAATATCATAAGAAGTTTGTAAAGGGGCGAGTGATCTCTCAAAGAACTGGACCTTGTTAGAAGATGCACAGAGGTCTTCTTGATCCTGAGTGAGCGTTTGAACAAGCTCCCCGGCATAGACTTCCTTCTGATTAAGCAGTTCTTTCAGACCCCTAATTTCCTCAGTAGCTTTAGAAAGCTGCTCGACAAATGAAGACTCAAGGAGGTCTTTATCCTTGACCACTTGACTGGAAGAGGATTTTTCAATCGCCAATTCTGCTGCCATCACTTTCACTTGCTGTTCCAAAGCACACTTTTCctcatctaaaacttctttttctAACTGAAGGCCTTCAAATTGTTCTTTCTAGATGTCCGCTTCCATATGAGAGTCGTTGACTAACTGCTCAGTATGGACAATTCTCTTCATCAATTCTATGCCTATCAGGTTGATCTACAAAAGAAAGGGAAGAAGTGATTATCAAACAAAGATAAAGAAATCACATGCAAAATAAAAAGCTAAGGCTTATACCTTTAAAGATGAATGGACAATGTCATTCATCCATGTCAAAGAGTTGTGGTTTTCCAATTTAGACTTCTCAACTGGGCCAATCAACGGTTTCAGCCATACATCAGCTTGGCCAGACTTTTTCAAAAGATTACCATCCTCGGGGACTTCAATGGTAACTTTTTTCATCATCCTACTGCTACTGGAAGAACCAACTTCAACATGAGAAGTGGTAGCTATAGGGATAGTTGAGAAAGTAAAAATAGCCACGGGAGGAGCAGTGGCAGCAACAACAGGCGCAGAAAACTGAGAACCAATAGGAGCAGATACTGGAAAGGAGGCAAGGGGTGCTTCATCAGAAACTAAGCCAAAGTCTTCACTATCAAACCCATGGGAAAACAACTGTTCTGTAAAGTCACGAGGTGCAGCAATCATCTCTTCATCAGAGCTCACCAAAGTGGCACTTTCAGGCTCATTCACAGGAACTAAATTTGGAGGAGGAGTGGCTTCATCATCCGAAATAATGCGTCTCCTAGCCCGAGGCTTACACACTAAAGCGCCCTCCTTTCGTTCTTCTTCACCCTCAGAAACATGAGCTCTCTCTGCTtttctctttgatgaagaactcaaAATCATCTCTTGAGCCATGGACAAAGAAAGTCTTGATGAAGCAATAGATGCGGCACTAACACCCCGTATGGGAAAACCTAGCAGAAGAAGAAGTTAGTAAATCTCCAAATAAATATGAAAGAAAGGAAGAAATTTAAAGGGAAGCATACCATGAGTTTTAACTTTCCAACCAAACCTATGAGAAAGGTATTTCCAAGACCTTCCTTCCATAGGAGCAACCGACAGTAATTTTTCTACCCAAGCACGGAAGTCTGGTATTTCTTCGACAACTTCCATGGTtgctaaaaagaaaaataaaaaaaacatccACGGGATCGTAAGTTTCTTCTTCCTTCATAAAAGAGAAAGATATCTAAAACAAACTTACATGCAAAAAAGGCATGTTCTCTTCACCCACTAAATCACTTGTGGGAGCAACAACAAAACGGGCATAGCATCCACGGTCCTTATCGTCTTCAGGGCTAACCAAAACCCTTTTACTCCTAGCCACGAGAGTAAACACCCCTAAACGAAACAACTTAGGGGAATAAAGATGAAGCAAGTGTTGAAAGGTGAAGGGTAAAGAGGCCGAATTAGCCAGGTATCTTAAATATGTAACAGCTCTCCATACAATAGGATCAATCTGTCCTAAGTAAACGTTAAAGAAACGGCAAAATTCTATGATGACTGGGTCAATGGGTGGTCTAAAACCTAACGTAAAAGGATATGTGTAAACGAAAGAGTAACCAGCTTCGAACGAAGTAATCCTTTGGTTTGGACCAGGAACTAAAATTGGAAAGTTAAATTTCCAATGGCATTCTCTTCGCACAAGAGAAATCAAACCCTCAGTAATCTGGGAAGGATAAACATCGAAACGATCATGGGAAATCATAGAAGTAACTTGATTTCTAATTGATTCACGATCAGTGGAGAAAGAAAATTCTACAGGAATAATTTCGTCAACAGTTGGTTCTCGAATAGGTTCACTCGAATCCCTATTTCTGGCAGAAGATCTATGTGTTGAAGAAGCCCTAGTTTTAGAAGAAGAAGGGGTATCAACGTTGGTTTGAGAAGTAGAACCACGAATAGATACAGATCCTAAACTACGTAATCTACCACCCCTTCTACTCTTAACAGGAGCAGTTGAAGCGGGAAGTTCATCTACAATTGCTACTTTGCGAGGATCGAGGTTTGATGAAGACATGGTTATACAAGAAAATAGTGCACGCTGAAGAACAAGAGCAATTAAAGAAGAAGAACACTGTAGATTGAAGGTTTTGCAAAACTAAAAGTGACTGACGCAACCGCAAGAAAGCTTTAAAAACCGCTGAAGAGTCGCAAACCCAATCGACGAAGGCCACGTAGCACGCACATTAAATGGAAGTGACATGCAAAGCGATGGTTCTAAAGAATATGCAATGATACATGGGAAACGGCGTCAAACAAT
Encoded proteins:
- the LOC138908217 gene encoding uncharacterized protein; amino-acid sequence: MASVQAELTNKISINNLKKRLEKPKGNWPEELPGVLWAYRTTSKIATGETPFSLVYGSEALIPVEIGEPSTRFALATEESNNEELRTNLDLLEQRREAVLIRMEAQKQIIERYYNRKAHLRYFKIGDFVLKKVFQSTKTTGAGKLNPNWEGPYKIQGIAGKGAYELETMDGKVLPSSWNIVHLKKYYF